From the Gordonia bronchialis DSM 43247 genome, one window contains:
- the rplE gene encoding 50S ribosomal protein L5, translating into MTTTEKVQPRLKTRYREEIKDALNKEFDYANVMQIPGVVKVVVNMGVGDAARDAKLINGAVEDLAKITGQRPEIRRARKSIAQFKLREGMPIGARATLRGDRMWEFLDRLVSIALPRIRDFRGLSDRQFDGNGNYTFGLNEQSMFHEINIDNIDRPRGMDITVVTSATTDEEGRALLRALGFPFKDNNVKDN; encoded by the coding sequence ATGACCACCACTGAAAAGGTTCAGCCGCGCCTGAAGACTCGCTACCGCGAGGAGATCAAGGACGCGCTCAACAAAGAGTTCGACTACGCCAACGTGATGCAGATCCCGGGCGTGGTGAAGGTCGTCGTGAACATGGGCGTCGGTGACGCCGCCCGCGACGCCAAGCTGATCAACGGCGCCGTCGAGGACCTCGCCAAGATCACCGGTCAGCGTCCGGAGATCCGCCGGGCCCGCAAGTCCATCGCGCAGTTCAAGCTGCGTGAGGGCATGCCCATCGGTGCCCGCGCCACCCTGCGCGGCGATCGCATGTGGGAGTTCCTGGACCGTCTGGTGTCCATCGCGCTCCCGCGTATCCGCGACTTCCGTGGTCTGTCCGACCGTCAGTTCGACGGCAACGGCAACTACACCTTCGGGCTCAACGAGCAGTCGATGTTCCACGAGATCAACATCGACAACATCGACCGGCCGCGCGGTATGGACATCACCGTCGTCACGTCGGCCACCACGGACGAGGAAGGCCGCGCGCTGCTGCGTGCCCTGGGCTTCCCGTTCAAGGACAACAACGTGAAGGACAACTGA
- the rplX gene encoding 50S ribosomal protein L24, protein MKVHKGDTVIVISGKDKGAKGKVIQAFPKEQRVLVEGVNRIKKHTAASANERGASSGGIVTQEAPIHVSNVMVVDSDGNPTRVGYRVDDESGKKVRISRKSGKDI, encoded by the coding sequence ATGAAGGTGCACAAGGGTGACACCGTGATCGTCATCTCGGGCAAGGACAAGGGCGCCAAGGGCAAGGTCATCCAGGCCTTCCCCAAGGAGCAGCGGGTTCTCGTCGAGGGCGTCAACCGAATCAAGAAGCACACCGCCGCGTCGGCGAACGAGCGCGGTGCCTCCTCGGGCGGCATCGTGACCCAGGAGGCCCCCATCCACGTGTCCAACGTGATGGTCGTGGACTCCGACGGCAACCCGACCCGCGTCGGCTACCGCGTCGACGACGAGTCCGGCAAGAAGGTCCGGATCTCGCGCAAGAGCGGGAAGGACATCTGA
- a CDS encoding type Z 30S ribosomal protein S14 yields MAKKALVNKANKKPKFAVRAYTRCNKCGRPHSVFRKFGLCRVCLREMAHAGELPGVQKSSW; encoded by the coding sequence ATGGCAAAGAAGGCTCTGGTCAACAAGGCCAACAAGAAGCCCAAGTTCGCCGTGCGCGCCTACACCCGGTGCAACAAGTGCGGTCGCCCGCACTCGGTGTTCCGCAAGTTCGGCCTGTGCCGTGTGTGCCTGCGCGAGATGGCGCATGCCGGCGAGCTGCCGGGCGTGCAGAAGTCGAGCTGGTGA
- a CDS encoding AIM24 family protein — MRQLAPGENAPLPAQVVAVSVRSATPVNTSAVLLAANGRVRSDADLIFYNQPSGPGVSYRSAGTADVISIDTTRLPPDVETVAIAASLDGSGPVSFATAGRLETSVAPAGGPEAISFVPTDLTSEAAVVCVEIYRRNDIWKVRAVGQGYDAGLAGLATAFGIDVDDDPTPSSAGPPVTDPQPWPPTPQPPTRQPSTPNPPIQGAPMHSDLFAPNHAEVSGQGIQKQGSKMCRIALAGDVMARTGSMVAYQGDLKFEALGSGGVGRMMRQALSGEGVPLMKISGRGDLFLANAASDVHLIDLDGTDGLTINGANVLAFDSTLSYDIGRVQGAGALGNAGMFNCVFTGRGRIAITTDGTPVVLNVDAATYADPNAAVAWSSSLRTSIKKNDSINFGTLIGRSTGERLTLAFAGQGFVVVQPSELPPGGFIGGTGEGSQAGVGGMLGGILGR, encoded by the coding sequence ATGAGGCAACTCGCCCCTGGGGAGAACGCTCCACTTCCGGCGCAGGTCGTGGCCGTATCGGTCCGATCCGCGACACCGGTGAACACGTCGGCGGTCCTGCTGGCGGCGAACGGGCGCGTCCGCTCCGACGCCGACCTCATCTTTTACAACCAGCCGTCCGGCCCCGGTGTGTCCTATCGCTCCGCGGGAACTGCCGACGTCATCTCCATCGACACCACAAGACTGCCTCCCGACGTCGAGACGGTCGCGATCGCGGCCAGCCTCGACGGTTCCGGCCCGGTGTCCTTCGCCACCGCGGGCCGGCTCGAGACCAGCGTCGCCCCGGCCGGCGGCCCAGAAGCGATCTCGTTTGTCCCAACCGACCTCACGAGCGAGGCCGCAGTGGTCTGCGTCGAGATCTACCGTCGCAACGACATCTGGAAGGTGCGTGCCGTCGGCCAGGGCTATGACGCCGGGCTGGCCGGACTGGCAACGGCTTTCGGCATCGACGTGGACGACGACCCTACCCCGTCGAGCGCCGGCCCACCGGTGACCGACCCGCAGCCGTGGCCGCCGACACCGCAGCCACCGACACGGCAGCCATCCACTCCGAACCCACCCATCCAGGGAGCACCCATGCACAGCGATCTGTTCGCACCCAACCACGCCGAGGTCTCCGGTCAGGGCATTCAGAAGCAGGGCAGCAAGATGTGCCGGATCGCGCTGGCCGGGGACGTGATGGCGCGGACCGGCTCGATGGTCGCCTACCAGGGCGACCTGAAGTTCGAGGCACTCGGCTCCGGTGGCGTCGGACGCATGATGCGCCAAGCACTTTCGGGCGAAGGCGTCCCATTGATGAAGATCAGTGGACGTGGCGATCTCTTCCTCGCCAACGCCGCCTCCGACGTCCACCTCATCGACCTCGACGGCACCGACGGCCTCACCATCAACGGCGCCAACGTCCTCGCCTTCGACTCCACGCTGAGCTACGACATAGGCCGTGTCCAGGGCGCCGGCGCGCTGGGCAACGCCGGCATGTTCAACTGTGTCTTCACCGGCCGTGGGCGCATCGCGATCACCACCGACGGGACGCCGGTCGTGCTCAACGTCGACGCCGCCACCTACGCCGACCCCAACGCGGCGGTGGCGTGGTCGTCGAGTCTGCGAACCTCGATCAAGAAGAACGACTCGATCAACTTCGGGACCCTGATCGGCCGCAGCACCGGCGAACGGTTGACACTCGCGTTCGCCGGACAGGGCTTCGTCGTCGTGCAACCCTCCGAGCTGCCGCCCGGCGGATTCATCGGCGGCACGGGTGAGGGTTCACAGGCCGGGGTGGGCGGAATGCTCGGGGGCATCCTGGGGCGCTGA
- a CDS encoding M13-type metalloendopeptidase gives MSVKSSSGRRAHLSRRSFLLAAGAVPIAVALAGCESESAPKPLAGPDLSGLDPTIRPQDDLYRNVNGTWLRTFQLPPDKSYYGTFSEVSDRVQQQLRTVIDDIHDPEPGTDAQQICDLYDARLDEATLDRLGISPLQPLFSQIDGARTKPDIARVMGSLPLGGMIGLSLGIDRNDSNAYLPNISQSGLNMGDPQYYLKPDFAQYLSAYHTFLRKLANGAGLPAGAADRALALEKRMAPAFWDNVRERDADATYNPMSWNQLTALGPGFDWEPWLAGTTDRPKELFATVVVNEPSYVTAAATIWRETDIRTLGEWLKLSLLVKYARFLQQSLRDANFEYVKTTSGITERPERWKSAVNLVDDNLGQQLGKLYVAQYFPSKAKDQAKELVDNLMAAYRDNFADSSWMSPETRRAAIAKLDKITVKIGYPDNWIDYSGLTITRGHLVESLLAVEAFEAKRAMDKLGKPVDKTEWGMSPQTVNAYYSAPSNSINFPAAILQAPFFDTNAVPAVNYGAIGATIGHEIGHGFDDQGSKYNGDGNRQDWWTPQDKAAFEAKTKQLIAQYNVLVPEGLPPTAHVNGAYTVGENLADLRGLMISLAAYRIAEAKAGNKTPDDTAVFQSWARNWREKQTTQTLEQQLASDPHSPGEFRCNQVVRNLPEFYATFRVAQADKMFLAPDQRVTL, from the coding sequence ATGTCAGTGAAGTCGTCGTCGGGCCGCCGCGCCCATCTCAGTCGCCGATCGTTCCTGCTGGCCGCGGGAGCGGTTCCGATCGCCGTCGCGCTCGCTGGTTGCGAGTCGGAGTCGGCACCCAAACCGCTGGCCGGGCCCGACCTCTCCGGTCTCGATCCGACGATCCGCCCCCAGGACGATCTGTACCGGAACGTCAACGGCACCTGGCTGCGGACCTTCCAGCTGCCACCGGACAAGAGCTATTACGGCACCTTCTCCGAGGTGTCCGACCGCGTCCAGCAGCAGTTGCGCACGGTGATCGACGACATCCACGACCCCGAACCGGGCACCGACGCCCAGCAGATATGCGATCTCTACGACGCACGTCTGGACGAGGCGACGCTCGACCGCCTCGGCATCAGCCCGCTACAACCCCTGTTCAGTCAGATCGACGGCGCACGTACCAAGCCGGACATAGCCCGCGTCATGGGTTCGCTACCACTGGGCGGCATGATCGGACTCTCACTGGGCATCGACCGGAACGATTCCAACGCCTACCTGCCCAACATCAGCCAGTCGGGCCTGAACATGGGTGATCCGCAGTACTACCTCAAACCCGATTTCGCGCAGTACCTTTCGGCCTACCACACCTTCCTGCGCAAGCTCGCCAATGGAGCCGGACTGCCCGCCGGCGCCGCCGACCGCGCGCTCGCACTGGAGAAGCGCATGGCTCCCGCGTTCTGGGACAACGTGCGCGAACGTGACGCCGACGCCACCTACAACCCGATGTCGTGGAACCAACTCACCGCGCTGGGTCCCGGATTCGACTGGGAGCCATGGCTTGCCGGCACCACCGACCGGCCGAAGGAACTGTTCGCCACGGTCGTCGTCAACGAACCGTCGTATGTGACCGCAGCCGCGACCATCTGGCGCGAGACCGACATCCGCACACTGGGCGAATGGCTGAAGCTCAGCCTGCTGGTCAAGTACGCGCGGTTCCTGCAGCAGAGCCTGCGGGACGCCAACTTCGAGTACGTCAAGACCACCAGCGGCATCACCGAACGCCCCGAGCGCTGGAAGTCCGCAGTGAACCTCGTCGACGACAACCTCGGCCAGCAACTGGGCAAACTGTATGTCGCCCAGTACTTCCCGTCGAAAGCCAAAGATCAGGCCAAAGAACTCGTCGACAATCTCATGGCGGCCTACCGCGACAACTTCGCCGACTCGTCCTGGATGTCGCCGGAGACGCGCCGGGCCGCGATCGCCAAGCTGGACAAGATCACGGTCAAGATCGGCTACCCGGACAACTGGATCGACTACTCCGGGCTGACCATCACCCGCGGTCACCTCGTCGAATCCCTGCTCGCCGTCGAGGCTTTCGAGGCCAAACGCGCGATGGACAAGCTCGGCAAACCGGTCGACAAGACCGAATGGGGCATGTCTCCGCAGACCGTCAACGCCTACTACTCGGCGCCCTCCAACTCCATCAACTTCCCCGCCGCGATCCTGCAGGCACCGTTCTTCGACACCAACGCCGTGCCCGCGGTGAACTATGGAGCGATCGGCGCGACCATCGGCCACGAGATCGGGCACGGCTTCGACGATCAGGGATCGAAGTACAACGGCGACGGCAACCGCCAGGACTGGTGGACACCGCAGGACAAAGCCGCCTTCGAGGCCAAGACCAAGCAGCTCATCGCGCAGTACAACGTTCTTGTGCCAGAAGGACTTCCACCCACCGCGCATGTCAACGGGGCTTACACGGTCGGCGAGAACCTGGCCGACCTGCGCGGCCTGATGATCTCGCTGGCCGCCTACCGGATCGCCGAGGCCAAGGCCGGCAACAAGACTCCCGACGACACCGCGGTGTTCCAGTCGTGGGCCCGCAACTGGCGGGAGAAGCAGACCACGCAGACTCTCGAACAGCAACTCGCCAGCGACCCGCACTCCCCCGGCGAATTCCGCTGCAACCAGGTGGTGCGCAATCTTCCCGAGTTCTATGCGACCTTCCGGGTCGCGCAGGCGGACAAGATGTTCCTGGCACCTGATCAGCGTGTGACGCTCTGA
- the rplN gene encoding 50S ribosomal protein L14 has protein sequence MIQQESRLRVADNTGAKEILCIRVLGGSSRRYAGIGDTIVATVKDAIPGGNVKKGEVVKAVIVRTTKERRRPDGSYIRFDENAAVILKGESDPRGTRIFGPVGRELREKKFMKIVSLAPEVI, from the coding sequence GTGATTCAGCAGGAATCTCGCCTGCGGGTCGCCGACAACACCGGAGCCAAGGAAATCTTGTGCATCCGCGTGCTCGGCGGTTCCTCGCGGCGCTACGCCGGCATTGGTGACACCATCGTCGCCACTGTCAAGGACGCCATCCCCGGCGGCAACGTCAAAAAGGGTGAGGTCGTCAAGGCCGTCATCGTGCGCACCACCAAGGAGCGCCGTCGTCCGGACGGAAGCTACATCCGTTTCGACGAGAACGCCGCCGTCATCCTCAAGGGTGAGAGCGACCCCCGCGGTACCCGCATCTTCGGCCCGGTCGGCCGTGAGCTGCGTGAGAAGAAGTTCATGAAGATCGTGTCGCTGGCACCGGAGGTGATCTGA